A part of Nodularia sp. LEGE 06071 genomic DNA contains:
- a CDS encoding magnesium chelatase subunit H produces MFTHVKSTIRHIAPDNLRGRNLIKVVYVVLESQYQSALSQAVSTINSNNPNLAIEISGYLIEELRDPENYEEFKREMETANIFIASLIFIEDLAQKVVTAVEPHRHHLDVSVVFPSMPEVMRLNKMGTFSLAQLGQSKSVIAQFMRKRKEKSGAGFQDGMLKLLRTLPQVLKFLPMEKAQDARNFMLSFQYWLGGSPENLENFLLMLADKYVLKDVDKQNFPSPTYEAPVVYPDMGIWHPLATTMFEDIREYLNWYSARKDISSDLKDPLAPCVGLVLQRTHLVTGDDAHYVAIVQELESLGAKVIPVFAGGLDFSKPVDAYFYEPTTNTTLIDAVISLTGFALVGGPARQDHPKAIESLKRLNRPYMVALPLVFQTTEEWMDSDLGLHPIQVALQIAIPELDGAIEPIILSGRDGATGKAHALQDRVEAIAQRALKWANLRRKPKLDKKVAITVFSFPPDKGNVGTAAYLDVFGSIFEVLKGLRNNGYDVQDVPESAQALMEQVIHDAQAQYSSPELNIAYKMSVPEYEALTPYSQRLEENWGPPPGNLNSDGQNLLIYGKQFGNVFIGVQPTFGYEGDPMRLLFSRSASPHHGFAAYYTYLEQIWGADAVLHFGTHGSLEFMPGKQMGMSGDCYPDNLIGSIPNLYYYAANNPSEATIAKRRSYAETISYLTPPAENAGLYKGLKELSELIASYQTLKDSGRGIPIVNTIMDKCRIVNLDKDINLPETDARDMTADERDHIVGSVYRKLMEIESRLLPCGLHVIGKPPSAEEAVATLVNIGSLDRQEEEILSLPRIIASSIGRDIDDIYKNSDLGNLEDVQLLQDITLATREAVAALVKAQTDAEGRVSLVSRLNFFNMGKKEPWVEALHKAGYPKVDPEALKPVFEYLEFCLKQVCADNELGALLQGLEGEYVLPGPGGDPIRNPDVLPTGKNIHALDPQSIPTAAAIQSAKIVVDRLLARNKAENEGKWPETIACVLWGTDNIKTYGESLAQIMWMIGVRPVPDALGRVNKLELISLEELGRPRIDVVINCSGVFRDLFINQMNLLDQGVKMAAEADEPLEMNFVRQHALKQAEEMGINLRQAATRVFSNASGSYSSNINLAVENSTWDSEAELQEMYLRRKSFSFNSDNPGVMDESRQMFETSLKTADATFQNLDSSEISLTDVSHYFDSDPTKLVASLRKDGKTPASYIADTTTANAQVRSLTETVRLDARTKLLNPKWYEGMLSHGYEGVRELSKRLVNTTGWSATAGAVDNWIYEDTNETFIKDEEMQKRLMNLNPHSFRKIVSTLLEMNGRGYWETSDDNLDRLRELYQEVEDRIEGIE; encoded by the coding sequence ATGTTCACACACGTCAAGTCCACCATTAGACATATTGCGCCTGATAACTTACGCGGACGTAATTTAATCAAGGTGGTCTATGTCGTGCTTGAGTCCCAATATCAAAGTGCATTGTCGCAAGCTGTTAGCACGATAAACTCGAACAATCCCAATCTGGCGATTGAAATCAGTGGGTACTTGATCGAGGAACTCCGAGACCCAGAGAACTATGAAGAGTTCAAACGGGAAATGGAGACTGCTAATATCTTTATCGCCTCACTTATTTTCATAGAAGACTTAGCACAAAAAGTAGTTACAGCCGTAGAACCACACCGCCATCACCTAGATGTTTCGGTTGTTTTCCCATCCATGCCCGAAGTCATGCGCCTCAATAAAATGGGGACTTTTTCCTTGGCACAATTGGGACAATCGAAGAGTGTCATCGCTCAATTTATGCGGAAACGCAAGGAAAAATCTGGAGCAGGATTCCAAGATGGAATGCTCAAACTGCTGCGAACCTTGCCCCAAGTATTAAAGTTCTTGCCAATGGAAAAGGCACAGGACGCACGAAATTTCATGCTCAGTTTTCAGTATTGGCTCGGAGGTTCACCAGAAAACCTGGAAAACTTCTTGCTGATGCTAGCTGATAAATATGTATTAAAAGATGTAGACAAGCAAAATTTTCCATCTCCCACATACGAAGCGCCAGTTGTCTATCCCGATATGGGAATTTGGCATCCTTTGGCGACCACCATGTTTGAGGATATAAGAGAATACCTTAATTGGTACAGCGCCCGCAAGGATATTTCTAGCGATTTAAAAGATCCCTTAGCTCCTTGTGTGGGTTTAGTATTACAACGCACGCACCTAGTTACAGGTGATGATGCCCATTATGTAGCGATCGTCCAGGAATTGGAATCACTGGGAGCCAAAGTAATTCCTGTATTTGCTGGGGGATTGGATTTTTCCAAACCCGTGGATGCTTACTTCTATGAACCAACTACCAACACAACGCTCATCGACGCGGTGATTTCCTTGACTGGTTTTGCCTTAGTTGGTGGTCCAGCTAGACAAGACCATCCCAAAGCCATTGAATCACTCAAACGCCTGAATCGTCCTTATATGGTAGCGTTGCCCTTAGTCTTCCAAACCACAGAAGAGTGGATGGATAGCGACTTGGGTTTACATCCCATTCAAGTAGCTTTGCAAATTGCTATTCCTGAATTAGATGGAGCCATTGAGCCGATAATTTTATCAGGTAGAGATGGGGCTACAGGAAAAGCACACGCACTGCAAGATCGAGTAGAAGCCATAGCGCAAAGAGCCTTAAAATGGGCTAACCTGCGCCGCAAGCCCAAACTCGACAAAAAAGTTGCCATCACCGTTTTCAGCTTCCCCCCAGATAAAGGCAACGTCGGAACCGCAGCTTACTTAGATGTATTCGGTTCCATATTTGAAGTATTAAAAGGGCTAAGAAACAACGGCTACGACGTGCAAGACGTTCCCGAAAGCGCCCAAGCATTAATGGAACAAGTCATCCACGATGCCCAAGCACAGTATTCCAGCCCAGAACTGAACATCGCCTACAAGATGTCAGTCCCAGAGTACGAAGCACTCACCCCATACTCCCAACGCCTAGAAGAAAACTGGGGACCACCTCCAGGAAACCTCAACAGCGATGGGCAGAACCTGCTGATTTACGGCAAACAATTTGGTAACGTCTTCATCGGCGTACAGCCCACATTTGGTTACGAAGGCGACCCGATGCGGCTATTGTTCTCCCGTTCAGCCAGTCCTCACCACGGCTTTGCAGCGTACTACACCTACCTAGAGCAAATTTGGGGCGCGGATGCAGTACTGCACTTTGGTACACATGGTTCCTTGGAATTCATGCCAGGTAAGCAGATGGGGATGTCTGGAGACTGTTACCCAGATAACCTAATTGGCTCAATTCCCAACCTGTATTACTACGCAGCCAACAACCCCAGTGAAGCGACCATTGCCAAACGCCGCAGTTACGCTGAAACAATTTCCTACCTGACACCACCCGCAGAAAACGCCGGGTTATATAAAGGTTTGAAAGAACTCAGCGAATTAATAGCTTCATACCAAACCTTAAAAGATAGTGGGCGCGGCATTCCCATTGTCAACACGATCATGGATAAATGCCGGATCGTCAACCTGGATAAAGATATTAACTTACCAGAAACCGATGCTAGAGACATGACCGCCGATGAGCGAGATCATATCGTTGGTAGCGTTTACCGGAAGTTAATGGAAATTGAATCGAGGTTGTTACCTTGTGGGTTGCACGTAATTGGTAAACCACCAAGTGCGGAAGAAGCAGTAGCTACCCTAGTTAACATTGGTAGTTTAGATCGTCAAGAAGAAGAAATTCTCAGCTTACCCCGAATCATTGCCAGCAGCATCGGGCGTGACATAGACGACATTTACAAAAACAGCGACCTCGGCAATTTAGAAGATGTCCAGTTATTACAAGACATCACCTTAGCCACCCGTGAAGCAGTAGCCGCACTGGTAAAAGCGCAAACCGACGCAGAAGGCAGAGTTTCTTTGGTTTCCCGGTTGAACTTCTTCAACATGGGTAAAAAAGAACCTTGGGTAGAAGCTTTACATAAAGCCGGCTATCCCAAAGTTGACCCAGAAGCCTTAAAACCAGTGTTTGAGTATTTGGAATTCTGCCTGAAACAAGTTTGTGCAGATAACGAACTCGGCGCATTACTCCAAGGCTTAGAAGGCGAGTATGTTCTACCTGGCCCTGGTGGAGATCCCATCCGCAACCCAGATGTACTACCTACAGGTAAGAATATCCATGCCCTCGACCCCCAATCAATCCCCACAGCCGCCGCTATCCAATCAGCCAAAATTGTTGTAGATCGGCTTTTGGCACGCAACAAGGCAGAAAATGAGGGTAAATGGCCAGAAACCATTGCCTGTGTCCTCTGGGGAACCGATAACATCAAAACTTACGGTGAATCCCTAGCCCAAATCATGTGGATGATTGGTGTGCGTCCGGTTCCCGATGCTTTGGGACGGGTGAACAAGTTAGAGTTAATATCTTTGGAAGAGTTGGGACGACCCAGAATTGATGTAGTCATCAACTGTTCTGGTGTATTCCGCGACTTGTTCATTAACCAGATGAACCTGCTAGACCAAGGCGTGAAAATGGCTGCTGAGGCTGATGAACCCTTAGAGATGAACTTTGTTCGCCAACACGCTTTGAAACAAGCTGAGGAAATGGGAATTAATCTGCGTCAAGCAGCGACTCGCGTTTTCTCCAATGCTTCTGGTTCTTACTCGTCAAATATCAACTTGGCGGTAGAAAACAGCACTTGGGATAGTGAAGCCGAGTTGCAGGAGATGTACCTGAGACGGAAATCATTCTCCTTTAATTCCGATAACCCCGGTGTGATGGATGAGTCACGGCAGATGTTTGAAACTTCTTTGAAAACTGCTGATGCTACATTCCAAAATCTGGACTCTTCGGAGATTAGCTTGACGGACGTTTCCCACTACTTCGACTCAGATCCTACTAAGTTAGTAGCAAGTCTGCGTAAAGATGGTAAGACACCAGCATCATACATTGCAGACACCACCACAGCCAATGCACAAGTGCGATCGTTAACGGAAACC